In one Moritella sp. 5 genomic region, the following are encoded:
- a CDS encoding TIGR01777 family oxidoreductase, translating to MHILITGGTGFIGQAFINTFQADYQFTVLTRDVNNAKAIFLHISTENIKFISELHELPSAIHIDAVINLAGSPIMDKMWSAKHKHVLESSRWEITQHLVDFITTKTITPDVFISGSAVGVYGRQGDSSIDEKHLNHYPEYASKLCEHWEEIARTCCPSTRTVILRTGIVLGKDKGALQKMAFPFKLGLGGPIGKGHQYMSWIHIDDMVAAINYLLQHESASGAFNLTSPNPVTNTDFAQKLAACFGKKARLTTPALLLRLLLGERADLLVYGQRVLPTRLLDAGFTFSFDALDQAFSAIYDA from the coding sequence ATGCATATATTGATAACGGGTGGCACAGGCTTTATCGGCCAAGCATTTATTAATACCTTTCAAGCTGATTATCAATTTACCGTATTGACCCGCGATGTTAATAATGCAAAAGCTATCTTTTTACATATTTCTACAGAGAACATCAAGTTCATCTCGGAGTTACATGAGTTACCCAGTGCAATCCATATCGATGCAGTGATCAATTTGGCTGGTTCCCCTATTATGGATAAAATGTGGAGTGCAAAGCACAAACATGTTTTAGAGTCGAGTCGCTGGGAAATAACACAACACCTGGTTGATTTTATTACCACAAAGACGATCACACCCGACGTCTTTATCAGTGGTTCAGCCGTTGGCGTTTATGGTCGACAAGGTGATAGTAGCATAGATGAAAAACACCTCAATCATTATCCCGAATATGCGAGCAAGCTGTGTGAACATTGGGAGGAAATAGCCCGTACATGCTGCCCGTCGACCCGCACTGTTATATTACGCACGGGTATTGTATTAGGTAAAGATAAAGGCGCATTACAAAAGATGGCATTTCCTTTTAAATTAGGACTTGGCGGTCCAATAGGAAAAGGTCATCAATACATGTCATGGATACATATTGACGACATGGTTGCTGCAATTAATTATTTGTTACAACATGAATCAGCCAGTGGCGCCTTTAACCTTACCTCACCAAACCCGGTGACGAATACTGATTTTGCCCAAAAATTAGCCGCTTGCTTTGGTAAAAAGGCGCGCTTAACGACACCAGCGCTTCTTTTACGATTATTACTGGGCGAACGAGCCGACCTCCTTGTTTATGGTCAACGCGTATTGCCAACTCGATTACTTGATGCTGGTTTTACGTTTAGTTTTGATGCACTAGATCAAGCATTTTCAGCTATCTATGATGCATGA
- a CDS encoding glycosyltransferase family 39 protein yields the protein MSNALKQLSLTKIAITLVITAIVIRLFTLGFFPLMDTTEARYGEMARIMAETGNWVTPMFDYDVPFWGKPPLFTWMSASGIKLFGLNELAVRLPHLLAGGFVLFIVGLLAYSITPSRSTADRKQEAWLAAGILATTTTFIVVTGAVMTDTALTLGITLSMAAFWLNYKNKSALWGHLFFIGLTVGMLAKGPLALVLIGVSLFIWALFNKTWAGMFRRLPWKTGIPLFLATSLPWYMIAEYSSPGFLNYFIVGEHVKRFLVSGWQGDLYGTAHKEIKGTIWIFAIVSALPWTPIFIYQWIKSLQITKRTETETETQAKQDDDTTELSYTSFLWAWLLAPLLLFTFSGNILSSYVMPCLPAFALLMVTYQRNNPLSSKVYKTGFITPILILLVAILLRTEVTGKQSEKGLMQTWSEQAQNNELIYIDKRPFSAQFYSRGVAVERKEKLEVAVQGITKDTYFVTLKSTESELLITSLPQCKIIEEAKKRILVFCSAT from the coding sequence ATGTCTAACGCACTGAAGCAATTATCTTTGACCAAAATAGCAATCACACTGGTTATCACCGCGATAGTAATCAGATTATTTACCCTCGGCTTCTTTCCTCTCATGGACACAACAGAAGCTCGTTACGGTGAAATGGCTAGGATCATGGCTGAAACAGGCAATTGGGTCACACCGATGTTCGATTACGATGTACCATTCTGGGGTAAGCCCCCCCTATTCACCTGGATGAGCGCGAGCGGTATTAAGCTATTTGGTTTAAATGAGTTAGCCGTTAGATTGCCACACTTACTTGCTGGTGGCTTCGTGCTATTCATCGTCGGTCTGCTTGCTTATAGTATTACCCCATCGCGTAGCACTGCAGATCGTAAACAAGAAGCATGGTTAGCAGCAGGTATCCTTGCAACTACAACGACGTTTATCGTGGTGACAGGCGCAGTCATGACTGACACAGCTCTGACTTTAGGCATTACGTTAAGCATGGCTGCATTTTGGCTTAACTATAAAAACAAATCCGCGTTATGGGGTCACCTGTTTTTTATTGGCTTAACCGTCGGCATGTTAGCGAAGGGTCCACTAGCATTAGTCTTAATTGGCGTAAGTTTGTTCATCTGGGCATTATTTAACAAAACTTGGGCGGGTATGTTCCGTCGCTTACCGTGGAAAACAGGTATTCCACTTTTCCTTGCGACAAGTTTACCTTGGTACATGATTGCAGAGTATTCATCTCCGGGTTTCCTTAATTATTTCATTGTTGGCGAGCATGTTAAACGCTTCTTAGTAAGTGGATGGCAAGGTGATTTATATGGAACGGCACATAAGGAAATAAAAGGCACAATTTGGATATTCGCTATTGTATCTGCACTACCTTGGACGCCAATTTTTATTTATCAATGGATTAAAAGCTTACAAATAACAAAAAGAACTGAAACTGAAACTGAAACCCAAGCAAAACAAGATGATGATACCACTGAACTTAGTTATACCAGTTTCTTATGGGCATGGTTGTTAGCACCCCTACTCTTATTTACATTCAGCGGCAACATTCTGTCTAGCTATGTGATGCCTTGCTTACCCGCATTTGCATTATTGATGGTGACATATCAACGTAATAACCCCTTATCAAGCAAAGTATATAAGACAGGCTTTATAACCCCCATATTAATCTTGCTTGTCGCTATTTTATTACGTACAGAAGTAACTGGTAAGCAATCAGAAAAAGGGTTGATGCAAACGTGGTCAGAGCAAGCACAAAATAATGAGCTGATTTATATTGATAAACGCCCATTCTCTGCACAGTTTTATTCGCGTGGTGTCGCGGTTGAACGTAAAGAAAAGCTAGAAGTCGCAGTACAAGGCATAACAAAAGACACTTATTTTGTCACCCTAAAATCAACTGAGTCAGAATTACTTATTACCAGCTTACCGCAATGTAAGATTATCGAAGAAGCAAAAAAACGTATACTGGTGTTTTGTAGCGCAACCTAA
- a CDS encoding glycosyltransferase family 2 protein, which yields MQANITSITGHRDGPKVTLPPLLSIVVPFFNEDEVLTSCHQRVVAVLNSIGKSCEIIYIDDGSRDDSWSQVINFTANNHVIRCIKLSRNFGKEAAMTAGMVNAAGLAIILLDADLQDPPELIPQMVVEWERGYDVVNMQRKERHGENWLKRTTASLFYKLINRLADIEIPRNVGDFRLLDRKVVDVINNLPERNRFMKGLLSWPGFNTCTLQFDRDARQAGITKWNYTKLIHLAFEGITSFSIKPLRIATAAGVVTSFISILMAIVLVSKTLFWGDPVAGYPSLMTVVLLLGGIQLLSIGLMGEYVGRLFIESKQRPNFIVMDEKTTVSSIVFNVNQQTSTNQTHNTNYKQG from the coding sequence ATGCAAGCCAATATCACATCTATTACAGGGCATAGAGATGGGCCTAAAGTTACCTTACCACCATTATTGTCAATTGTGGTTCCATTTTTTAATGAAGATGAAGTGCTAACATCTTGCCATCAGCGTGTTGTTGCTGTACTCAATTCTATCGGAAAATCTTGCGAGATTATTTATATTGATGATGGTAGCCGGGATGACTCATGGTCTCAGGTCATTAATTTTACAGCCAATAATCATGTAATACGGTGTATTAAACTCAGTCGTAACTTTGGTAAAGAAGCCGCGATGACCGCGGGTATGGTTAATGCGGCAGGCCTCGCGATCATTCTATTGGATGCCGATTTGCAAGATCCACCCGAACTCATTCCTCAAATGGTCGTCGAATGGGAACGTGGTTATGATGTCGTTAATATGCAACGTAAAGAACGCCACGGTGAAAATTGGCTAAAACGTACAACGGCCTCCCTTTTTTATAAACTCATTAACCGTCTGGCTGATATTGAAATACCCCGTAATGTGGGTGATTTTAGACTATTAGACCGTAAAGTGGTCGATGTCATTAATAACTTACCAGAACGTAATCGTTTCATGAAAGGGCTGCTATCTTGGCCTGGTTTCAATACCTGTACATTACAATTCGACCGTGATGCGCGCCAAGCAGGTATCACTAAGTGGAATTACACGAAACTAATTCACCTCGCCTTTGAAGGTATTACCTCTTTTAGTATTAAGCCATTACGTATCGCCACAGCGGCAGGCGTCGTCACATCGTTCATTTCGATATTAATGGCGATTGTACTCGTCAGTAAAACCCTATTTTGGGGTGACCCAGTAGCGGGTTACCCTTCCCTCATGACAGTCGTCTTATTACTTGGCGGCATACAACTATTATCGATTGGTTTGATGGGTGAGTATGTCGGCCGTTTATTTATTGAATCGAAACAAAGACCTAACTTTATTGTCATGGATGAAAAAACCACCGTATCAAGTATAGTCTTTAACGTAAATCAGCAGACAAGTACGAATCAAACACACAACACCAATTACAAACAAGGCTAG
- a CDS encoding response regulator transcription factor codes for MKILLVEDHQDIAGIIFDFFEIKGYTLDYAQDGVHGYELASNNYYDLIILDIQMPRMDGLTVCQKLREQGNDTPILMLTARDTREDTLAGFDCGADDYLIKPFDLDILAARIQALHRRRSGQNIAKTLTFHELSLDLKTHVATRNGCNFELNPTQFTILKLLMMRTPEIVTKSEIINAIWGQDEPEGDILRSHIYQLRNQVDKPFQQHYIKTLSKIGYQLVSS; via the coding sequence ATGAAAATATTATTAGTAGAAGATCATCAAGATATCGCCGGCATTATTTTTGATTTTTTTGAAATTAAAGGCTACACCTTGGATTATGCGCAAGATGGTGTGCATGGTTATGAGCTCGCTAGTAATAACTATTATGATTTAATTATTTTAGATATACAGATGCCACGTATGGATGGTTTAACTGTTTGTCAAAAATTGCGAGAGCAGGGGAATGATACACCAATCCTGATGTTAACTGCCCGCGATACCCGAGAAGATACGTTAGCTGGTTTTGATTGTGGTGCGGATGATTATCTTATTAAACCATTTGACCTTGATATTTTAGCTGCGCGAATTCAAGCGTTACATCGCCGTCGCAGTGGCCAAAATATAGCCAAAACATTAACCTTTCATGAATTGTCTCTGGACCTAAAGACCCATGTTGCCACACGTAATGGCTGTAATTTCGAACTTAATCCGACCCAATTTACGATTTTAAAATTATTGATGATGCGTACACCTGAAATTGTCACTAAAAGTGAGATAATTAACGCGATTTGGGGGCAAGACGAACCTGAAGGGGATATTCTGCGTAGTCATATCTATCAGCTACGTAACCAGGTTGATAAACCTTTTCAACAGCATTACATTAAAACCTTATCCAAAATCGGCTATCAGTTAGTATCTAGTTAA
- a CDS encoding sensor histidine kinase KdpD: MAKVRSAKQLTFIYFSIVAFAIIMIHATVLDSTLESIEKLSIQNRLLLQKESIVEKSNLSNHTSSFKIDEFTTGYVDRVTLPELVDEKIFLPIDEAVEIQKSNAIGTEFFLMKLAVSEKKDKFIYVVHTDPAFELGEEEIMWTQSWQSLISLFLLLVALFVVMRISERLTAPISVFAKQIANRSPDDTSDIQLPSGLATKELLQLVDSYNQNQQQKNALIERERAFNRMASHELRTPLMVMQGATNLLSYSNEPEFIKKQQVRLQSATNEMNDFIDALLSLTKSEKDLALSKRQLTKEEINVIVDAHSALLNTKSVVVHIELRQAPMVIIPEVALKLLLGNLLKNAFTCTDAGEVNVVVDSHSISVTDTGVGLYKKQRNDDGHGLGLLITRDICRKYNWTFELKNNDAGGCIAIIHLS; this comes from the coding sequence ATGGCAAAAGTTAGGTCTGCGAAACAACTTACATTCATTTATTTTTCTATCGTTGCTTTTGCGATCATCATGATCCACGCCACAGTGCTTGACTCCACGCTTGAAAGTATCGAAAAATTGAGTATTCAAAATAGGCTGTTATTACAGAAAGAGTCAATTGTTGAAAAATCTAATTTAAGTAATCATACTAGCTCGTTCAAAATTGACGAATTTACAACGGGTTATGTGGATCGAGTCACCTTACCTGAATTGGTAGATGAAAAAATTTTTCTACCTATCGATGAAGCGGTGGAAATCCAGAAGAGTAATGCTATAGGTACCGAGTTCTTTTTGATGAAATTGGCCGTGTCAGAAAAGAAGGATAAATTTATTTATGTTGTTCATACAGACCCTGCTTTTGAACTTGGTGAAGAGGAGATTATGTGGACGCAATCATGGCAGTCTTTAATTTCGTTATTTTTGTTGTTGGTGGCATTGTTCGTTGTGATGCGAATATCAGAAAGGTTAACGGCACCGATATCTGTATTCGCTAAGCAGATTGCCAATCGCTCACCTGACGATACAAGTGATATTCAATTGCCGTCAGGACTTGCAACGAAGGAACTACTGCAATTAGTGGATAGTTACAATCAGAATCAACAACAAAAAAATGCATTAATTGAGCGAGAACGGGCTTTCAACCGTATGGCAAGTCACGAATTACGGACACCATTGATGGTGATGCAAGGCGCGACTAATTTATTGAGCTACAGTAATGAACCTGAATTCATTAAAAAACAGCAAGTGCGTTTACAAAGTGCAACTAACGAGATGAACGATTTTATTGATGCGCTATTATCACTAACTAAATCAGAGAAAGATTTAGCCTTATCCAAACGACAGCTGACTAAAGAAGAAATAAACGTTATTGTCGATGCACACAGTGCATTATTAAACACCAAATCCGTTGTCGTTCATATTGAACTAAGGCAAGCGCCAATGGTTATTATTCCTGAGGTCGCGTTAAAACTATTGCTTGGTAATTTGTTAAAGAATGCTTTTACCTGTACGGACGCTGGTGAGGTCAATGTTGTTGTTGATAGCCATAGTATCTCTGTGACTGATACTGGTGTGGGTCTTTACAAGAAGCAGCGTAACGATGATGGTCATGGGCTAGGTTTGTTAATTACCCGAGATATCTGTCGTAAATACAATTGGACATTTGAGTTGAAAAATAACGATGCTGGTGGTTGTATCGCTATTATTCACCTTTCGTAG
- a CDS encoding GtrA family protein: MNTKYIKFAFVGGIGFIIDLSTMLLLSSLIPLFIARLVAFFCAVNSNWLLNRSFTFKTQQLDNDTGLAQEWSKFICSSCFGAIPNLLCYWILVTGLSLSGSAAIIAIIPGILFGMLINFILADRWVFKK; encoded by the coding sequence ATGAATACCAAATACATTAAATTTGCTTTTGTCGGAGGTATTGGCTTTATAATAGATTTAAGCACAATGCTGTTATTATCTTCTCTAATACCTTTGTTCATTGCTCGGTTAGTTGCTTTTTTCTGTGCAGTGAATAGCAATTGGTTATTAAACCGAAGCTTTACCTTTAAAACACAACAATTAGACAATGACACAGGATTGGCTCAGGAATGGAGTAAATTTATTTGCTCGTCTTGCTTTGGCGCAATCCCCAACCTGCTTTGTTACTGGATTCTAGTGACAGGTCTTTCACTATCAGGGAGTGCAGCAATCATAGCGATCATTCCCGGTATTTTATTTGGTATGCTGATTAACTTTATTCTCGCTGATCGTTGGGTATTTAAAAAATAA
- a CDS encoding NYN domain-containing protein, whose amino-acid sequence MQKIAVFVDVQNIYYTTRQTYGRQFNYRKLWQHLLLQGDVITAYAYAIDKGDDQQRKFQDALKHIGFDVKLKPFIQRSDGSAKGDWDVGITIDVLQVAESVDTVVLLSGDGDFSILLDTIKNRHQVRTEVYGVPALTANALINSATVFNPIYEDFLL is encoded by the coding sequence GTGCAAAAAATTGCTGTGTTTGTTGATGTTCAAAATATCTATTACACCACTCGCCAAACTTATGGTCGCCAGTTTAATTACCGAAAACTCTGGCAACATTTATTATTACAGGGCGACGTAATAACAGCGTATGCTTATGCCATAGATAAAGGTGATGATCAGCAACGTAAATTCCAAGATGCACTCAAACATATCGGTTTTGACGTGAAGCTTAAACCATTTATCCAACGCAGTGATGGTTCGGCGAAAGGTGACTGGGATGTAGGGATCACAATCGATGTACTACAAGTCGCAGAATCGGTCGATACTGTTGTCCTGCTCTCTGGAGATGGTGACTTTTCTATCCTGCTTGATACGATAAAAAACCGTCATCAAGTGAGAACTGAAGTTTATGGTGTGCCCGCCTTAACCGCGAATGCTTTAATCAATAGCGCAACCGTATTCAATCCTATTTATGAAGATTTTTTATTGTAA
- a CDS encoding YaiI/YqxD family protein, whose protein sequence is MTIWVDADACPIPMKEILFRAAVRVKAPLVLVANHWIRVPASPYISMTQVPAGFDVADDHIVLKVAKDDLVITSDIPLAAEVIEKGAHVITSRGEKYTLSNIRQRLNMRDFMDTMRASGEMTGGPAALGAKDKQAFGNALDQYLAKYANKS, encoded by the coding sequence ATTACAATTTGGGTTGACGCAGATGCTTGTCCGATTCCAATGAAAGAAATACTTTTTCGTGCAGCAGTTCGCGTTAAAGCGCCATTAGTATTAGTTGCAAATCATTGGATACGAGTCCCTGCCTCTCCTTATATTTCGATGACACAAGTACCTGCTGGTTTTGATGTTGCTGATGATCACATTGTCTTAAAAGTAGCGAAGGATGATCTCGTTATTACCTCTGATATACCACTTGCAGCAGAAGTCATCGAAAAAGGCGCACATGTAATCACCTCTCGTGGCGAAAAATATACATTAAGTAATATTCGTCAACGTCTTAATATGAGGGACTTTATGGATACGATGCGAGCAAGTGGTGAAATGACTGGTGGTCCAGCGGCTTTAGGAGCAAAAGATAAACAAGCGTTTGGTAATGCTCTTGACCAATATCTTGCTAAGTATGCGAATAAATCATAA
- a CDS encoding L,D-transpeptidase family protein, translating to MFKRYPFKGLKYVLRSGLKNKITLSLLFVMLLVYYHSLSALPLHQISIVGPNFNESKSTNEIINDRYAVVNHRNLQPHSALPFMSGNIFVPMSKTELQFLSRASYLSRLSSQYTWDEIKISGLLRVGDRDAVIYDIHSRLILLGDGDESVEVSDLYTDKVASAVRSFQRRHGLNPDAIIGPNTLKWLNLNPHRRAELLTHNMQRKINFMANLGARYLLVNIPAYELLLSDNGEIALRSRVIVGKPKKPTPILTSEIKSMVINPIWRVPRSILEDDLLPKVKLNGDFFNQRDFSVYNYQNERVEKSPEEWEMLANGLFPYRLEQMPGVKNTLGRYKFYFPNNFSVYLHDTTNPKLFSHSNRALSSGCIRIEKVDELANWIAHSLVDNKSLWSKLRFSRDITKWFPLNDALPVHLVYWTAWIDDSGLSQFRDDIYALQK from the coding sequence ATGTTTAAAAGGTATCCCTTTAAGGGATTAAAATATGTACTTCGAAGTGGGCTAAAAAATAAAATAACATTATCACTGCTATTCGTAATGTTGTTAGTCTATTACCATTCTTTATCTGCTTTGCCGTTACATCAGATCTCGATTGTAGGGCCCAATTTTAATGAATCAAAAAGTACAAATGAAATCATAAATGATCGGTATGCGGTTGTAAATCACCGCAATTTACAACCGCACAGTGCATTGCCTTTTATGAGTGGTAATATCTTTGTGCCTATGTCTAAAACAGAACTGCAATTTTTGAGTCGTGCAAGCTATCTTAGCAGGCTCTCCTCGCAATATACGTGGGATGAAATCAAGATATCAGGGTTATTACGTGTTGGCGATCGTGACGCGGTGATTTATGATATACATTCACGATTAATATTACTTGGCGATGGTGATGAATCGGTAGAAGTGTCAGATCTTTATACAGATAAAGTAGCCAGTGCAGTGCGCAGTTTTCAGCGTCGACACGGTCTTAATCCTGACGCTATAATTGGTCCAAATACATTAAAGTGGTTAAATTTAAATCCTCACCGTAGAGCTGAATTACTCACTCATAATATGCAACGAAAGATTAACTTCATGGCAAATCTTGGCGCTCGTTATCTCCTTGTTAATATACCTGCTTACGAATTATTACTGAGTGATAATGGTGAAATTGCACTGCGCTCACGTGTTATCGTCGGTAAACCTAAAAAACCAACCCCGATACTGACCAGTGAAATTAAAAGTATGGTGATTAATCCAATCTGGCGTGTACCCCGCAGTATTTTAGAAGATGATCTGCTGCCAAAAGTAAAACTCAATGGTGATTTCTTTAATCAGCGCGATTTTAGTGTTTACAATTATCAAAATGAAAGAGTTGAAAAGTCACCTGAAGAATGGGAAATGCTAGCAAATGGTCTATTTCCATATCGACTTGAGCAAATGCCTGGTGTAAAGAATACGCTAGGTCGTTATAAATTCTATTTTCCTAATAACTTCAGTGTTTATCTACATGATACAACCAATCCTAAATTGTTTAGTCATTCGAATCGAGCGCTGTCTTCCGGCTGTATTCGTATCGAAAAAGTGGATGAATTGGCTAATTGGATTGCACATAGTTTAGTCGATAATAAGTCGTTGTGGTCAAAACTAAGGTTCAGTCGAGATATAACAAAATGGTTCCCTTTGAATGATGCACTACCGGTTCACTTGGTGTATTGGACAGCATGGATTGACGACAGTGGATTAAGCCAATTTCGCGATGATATATATGCATTACAGAAATAA
- a CDS encoding DUF882 domain-containing protein, whose product MSIECPTRRKVLLSLGGLAAYSVAPVKAQASQGVLGMRELGFYNIHTREHDQGNYWIDGLYQEDTLQSFSHLLRDHRQNLSVPMDNRLYDLLYRLNRTLNVSEEFHVISGYRSPKTNQMLAGKSNEVATNSYHMRGMAIDIAIPDVKLLHLREAAISLKLGGVGYYPKSGFVHVDTGPVRIW is encoded by the coding sequence GTGTCAATAGAATGTCCAACACGTAGAAAAGTGTTATTAAGTCTTGGGGGGTTAGCGGCGTACTCTGTTGCACCAGTTAAAGCTCAAGCAAGTCAAGGTGTGTTAGGCATGAGAGAACTCGGTTTTTACAACATACACACGAGAGAGCATGACCAGGGTAATTACTGGATAGATGGCTTGTATCAAGAAGATACACTTCAAAGTTTCAGCCATTTATTACGTGATCATAGGCAAAACTTGTCCGTACCTATGGACAACCGTTTATACGACCTACTCTATAGACTAAACAGAACACTGAATGTATCAGAAGAGTTCCATGTTATTTCTGGTTATCGTTCACCTAAAACTAATCAGATGTTAGCGGGTAAGAGCAATGAAGTAGCAACTAACAGCTACCATATGCGAGGCATGGCTATTGATATTGCTATCCCAGATGTTAAATTACTTCATTTACGTGAAGCTGCTATCTCATTAAAATTAGGCGGAGTGGGTTATTACCCTAAGTCGGGTTTTGTACATGTTGATACAGGCCCTGTTAGAATTTGGTAG
- a CDS encoding right-handed parallel beta-helix repeat-containing protein, translated as MTYNVINKQNNIVIIFIMAVFINTAKAESNPATSKCTKIISNEKLAVLIPTYKNINNALEKYVDGDVICLADGEQPAITIENFDSGSKPLIIRPWHYLRTKIKNRHYTGTGITIKNSQGIIIKGLIITGGLTAILVQDSSNISLLSNKVFNTGNQAISIKPRHHGGSHYLVKDNVIFNTGLLNPRYGEGLYIGDGSYTEDKSRLKIQYTVDDVIIKNNIIHHTRNEAIDVKANAYNVKIISNSINDINLKFNAAITIATESSFAELGGYEIIDNVITNIVNRSGYRPIGIAVGHGDTLIKNNLIIDNNDNDNFLATCLFTTFLNPKLNKVTLENNQLIGTGTPFSAGCRGGTNDNAKAVVILK; from the coding sequence ATGACATATAACGTTATCAATAAACAAAATAATATCGTCATTATTTTTATAATGGCTGTATTCATCAACACAGCTAAAGCTGAATCAAATCCCGCGACAAGTAAGTGCACAAAAATAATTTCAAATGAAAAATTAGCAGTTCTCATCCCTACGTATAAAAATATCAATAACGCCTTAGAAAAGTATGTGGACGGTGATGTCATATGCCTAGCCGACGGCGAGCAACCAGCGATAACAATTGAAAATTTTGATAGTGGAAGCAAGCCGTTAATAATACGCCCATGGCATTATTTAAGAACAAAAATAAAAAACAGGCATTACACTGGCACTGGAATAACAATAAAAAACTCACAAGGGATAATTATTAAAGGATTAATCATAACAGGAGGCTTAACTGCTATTTTGGTGCAAGATTCATCAAACATATCACTTCTATCAAATAAGGTATTTAACACGGGTAACCAAGCAATATCGATAAAACCACGCCATCATGGTGGTAGCCATTATTTAGTTAAAGATAACGTAATTTTTAACACCGGACTTTTAAACCCACGCTATGGCGAAGGATTATATATTGGCGATGGTTCGTATACTGAAGATAAGAGCAGATTGAAAATACAGTACACTGTTGATGACGTTATAATAAAAAACAACATAATTCATCATACTAGAAATGAAGCTATTGATGTAAAAGCAAACGCATACAATGTTAAAATAATCAGTAATAGCATCAACGATATAAACTTAAAATTCAACGCTGCGATCACCATAGCAACTGAGTCATCCTTTGCCGAGCTAGGAGGCTATGAGATAATTGATAATGTAATTACAAATATCGTTAACCGTTCTGGTTACCGCCCTATTGGTATTGCGGTCGGACACGGTGATACGCTAATTAAAAACAACTTGATTATCGATAATAATGATAATGATAATTTTCTTGCGACTTGTCTGTTTACTACATTTCTAAATCCAAAATTAAATAAAGTAACATTAGAGAATAATCAATTAATTGGTACGGGAACTCCGTTCTCTGCAGGGTGTAGAGGCGGAACAAATGATAACGCGAAGGCAGTTGTCATATTAAAATAA